The Pseudodesulfovibrio hydrargyri genome segment GCGATGATGCGCACGTCCGCGGTATAGGTCCGGGACTCGCCCACCCGCTCGTACTCCCGGCTCTCCAGGAAGCGCAAGAGCTTGAGCTGGAGCATGGGCGAGATGTCGCCGATCTCGTCCAGGAACAGGGTCCCCCCCTGGGCCGCCTGGATGCGCCCGACCTTGTCCCGGACCGCCCCGGTGAAGGCCCCGCGCACGTGCCCGAACAATTCACTCTCAAGCAGGCTCTCGGACAGGGCCGAACAGTTGACCTTGATCAGCGGCTTGCCCGCGCGAACTCCGCCGTAGAGCAGGGCCTCGGCCGCCAGTTCCTTGCCCGTGCCCGACTCGCCCAGGATGAGCACGATGGAATCCAGCGACGAAAGTTGTTCCAGGAGCTGGTAGATGTCCTGCATGGGGCCGCTGCGGCCCACGATCCCCCGAAAGCCGTGCCGCTGCTGCAACTGCTTTTCCAGGTCAGCGATGTGGGAGATGTCGCGCACGATGAGCACCGCGCCCGCGTGCCGCCGGTCCTTGTCCACCAGGGGCGAGCAGTTGATCTCGACCATGCGGTCGCCCATGGACGCGGTCTTCAGTTCGATCTCGTAACCGTGCACCGGCTTGTCCGTCCTGAGGACCTGACGCAGCACCTGGACGCACGGATTGTTCTCGTCCCGGACCACGTCCTCGAGCCGATGCCCCCTGGAGCGCTCCTCCTCGAACCCGAACAGGCTCTTGGCCGCGTTGTTGGTGGCGATGACCGACAGTCCGGAGTCCACGGTCAGGATGGCGTCCGGGATGGAGGCGAAAGTGGCCTCCAGATTCAGCCGGTACTGCTCCTTCTCCTGGGTGGCCCGGGCCAGGGCGTTCTCGGCCGCCTTGTGCTCGGTCACGTCACGGCCCACGGCCTGGATTTCGACCACCGAGTTGCGGTCGTTGAGCACGGCCCGGTGGGTCCACGATATCCAGCGTTCCTCCCCGTTGGGGCGGATGTGCAGGACCTCCCGGTCGAGCACGGGACGGGACGGGTCGAAATGGTCGAGCCACTCGGTCAGGATCCGGCGGTCCATGGACCCCATGGAGGCGAAGAAGTCGCTGCCCAGGACGTCCTCCTCGTCCTGGCCCACGAACCGCTCGAAGGCGTTGTTCACGAATGTCAGCTTACCGTCCGGCGCGTAGCGGCAGATCAACTCGGTCTGGTCCTCGACCACGGCCCGGTACAGCCGCGCGCCCTCGCGCAGGGCCTCCTCCACGATCCGGCGCCGGGAGATGTCCTGGGCGTAGAGGATGCACACGTCCCGGCCCGCGTTGGTGAAATAACTCATGGACATCTCCACCGGGAGCGACGAGCCGTTCTTGCGTTTGAGATAGTCGTAGGACACCCGTTTGCCGCCCTGGTTCATGGCCGCCATGATCTGCTCCGGGTGGGCCACCATATCCTGCACGGCCATGCCGCGCACCTCGGCCGAATCGTAGCCCAGAACGCGGCAGGCCGCGTCGTTGCACTCCATGACCGTGCCGTGCTCCCGGTCCGCCAGGATGATCGCGTCCGAGGCCCCGGCGAACACGCTGCGGTACTGCTTCTCGCTCTCGGCCAGCCCGACCTCGCCGCGCCGCCTGGTGGTGATGTCCCGCAGGGAGACCACAAAGCCGGACAGGGTGTCCCCCTGGAGCACGGGCCGCACACGGGTCTCCAGGACCATGCCGCTGCGGTGCTCCTCGAGCCGGGCCGCCTCGCGGGTGGTCCGCGCCTTGGCGATGGCCCCCTCGTGCAGGTTGGCCACGGCATCCGAAAAAAGCGAGGGATAGGGCCGCCCGGCGCACTCGCCCACCTCCCGGCCCAGCAGGCTCTCCACCGGGCCGCTGCAGTCGATGACTTCGGCCTCGTCGTCCAGGAGGAAGATGACCCCCTCGTCGGCGTTGAGCATGGACTTCAGGAACGCCTGGGCCGTGGACAGCCGGGCCTCCTGAAGGGTGGCCGTGGAGCGCAGCTCGTTCTCGGCCAGGCCGAGGCGGACGAGCATCTCGAGCTGGGAGCGGATCACGGGCTTCTGGAGATAGGCCATGGCCCCGCAGTCGCGGGCCAGACGGCCGGGATTGTCCGAGGTGGAGGAAATGAGCAGGATGACCGGGGTGACCAGGCCGAGCCGGGCCGCCTCGTGCACCAGGGAGCCGCCGTCGTCCTCCTCGCCGTGGGCGGCCAGGACCAGGGCCGGCCCCCGGCGGGCCATGAGCGCGGCCGCCGAGGCCGGGCTGGAGGCGGTCTCCACCTGGTAGCCCCTGGCCTCGAGGATGTCTTTGATCAGCGCCCGTATGGAGGCGTCGCCGTCGGCGACGAGAATGGTCGAACTCACCGGCATATCTCCTGGAATGACTCATACATCACTTGCCCGTCGAAAACCAGCCCCGCGCCGCCTCCTTCCCTTTTTGGCTGTTCATTTCCCTTTTCAAGGTGTATAGCCCAAACCATGGTGGGGTCTTTTCCATAACTCAGGAGGATAGTATGTCATCTTTTACCGAAGCCGATCTGCCCGTCGATGTCCATCATGGAGAAATGATCACCCTCGCTGACGGAACCACGGTCAGGTTCGAATCCAATGGCGAGGCCAAGGATATCATGATCAATGATGGCTTTGCGGCCGCCTGCACCCTGTTCCCCGGCAACGATTTCGTCGTCGAGACCAGTGGTGGCAACTACAAGGTCACCTGTGATTTCGGTGACGTCATGCACGTCGAAAAGGCCTGATTTCCCGGCCGCGCCCGCCCCGGCGGACGCGGCCCCCCAGTCCCTTCCCTTCCCAGCCCCGGCAGACGCCAGCCCGTTATTTTTTGTGCATGGGCATCGCCAAGACCGATGACACGGCGGCCGTTGTCTGCTAATCTCAATTTCTTATCGCCCACCATAATCGAACGCCGCGCCAAAACGAGGGGAGGTCGGCCATGGCCAAGATACTGATCGCCGAGGATGACCGCATATCCCAGAAACTCGCCGCCAAGATCGTCGAGGAGCTGGGGCACACCGCATTTGTCAGCCCGCATGGGAAGCACGCCTACGAAACGCTCATGGCCAACAACGACATCGACCTGCTGCTGACCGACATCATGATGCCCGAGATGGACGGCCAGCAGCTGATCAAGACCCTGCGCGGCGACCAGCAGTTCAACGACCTGCCGATCATCATCATGTCCGCCGTGGTCGGCATAAGCGACATCTCCAACCTGCTCAAGCTCGGTGCCACCCTGTTCCTGGCCAAGCCGCTGGAACGCGCGGAACTGCAGGGCTACATCGCCCGTTGCCTCGGCAACGGCGGCAAGCACCTGAACAACTGACCCGACGCCGCCCCGCGCGAAAACCGCTTCCCGCGGCTTCCATTCCCCGGCGAAAATCGCTACATCCGTGGGGACGCGGCCCGCTCGGGCCGCGCCGCCTCATGCAAACACAACCCACGGGAGCGAAATGAAAATCCTGCTGCAATCCCTCTTCGCCTGCGCCGTCATGGTCCTGCTGGCCTGCCCGGCCGCCCAGGCCCAGGACCCGGAAAACACCCTCTACCTGGATCTCGCCGACGGGCGGGTGGTCATAGAAATGCGCCCCGACCTGGCCCCCAAACACGTGGCCCGAATCAAGGAACTGGCGCGCATGAAATTCTACGACGGCATCGTCTTCCACCGGGTCATCGACGGCTTCATGGCTCAGACCGGGGATCCCACCGGCACCGGCCGGGGCGGCTCCGGCCAGAACCTGCCCGCCGAGTTCAGCAACGCCCCGTTCCAGCGCGGCACCGTGGGCATGGCCCGCGCCACGGACCCGGACAGCGCGGACAGCCAGTTCTTCATCTGCTTTGCCCCGGCTCCGTTCCTCGACGGCCAGTACACGGTCTGGGGCCAGGTCACCTCGGGCATGGAGTTCGTGGACAAGATCAAGAAGGGGACCGGCCAGAGCGGCATGGTCAGCAACCCGGACAAGATCGTCCGCCTGCGCGTGGCCGCCGACGTAAAGTAAACCATTCCGGGGGAGGATGGGCCTTTCGACAGGGCTCCCTCCCCCCTTCCTTCCCTCTTCCAGCCTCCCTCTCCGCCCCGCGCCTCCAGCCCCTTCCTACGCATACTGAATATTTGCCATTGGACATCGTCGATGTTTTTTGTTTTGATGGCGATGATCGGAGTTGTCCCGCTTCCTCCAACGAACGAACACGGATTCGGCACGGACCCGCCATGGCCGCAGACAGAGAGACACGCCCGAACCGGCACGTCGTCCGACAGCGCCACTCACCCGAGCCCCGCTTGCGGGTCCGCAACACGCGGCCTCTCATCCCGGTCCTGCTCGCCTGCCTCCTGCTGGCGGCCACGGGGCAAGCCCTTGCAACGCCCGATCCGTCCCTCCGTCT includes the following:
- a CDS encoding sigma 54-interacting transcriptional regulator translates to MSSTILVADGDASIRALIKDILEARGYQVETASSPASAAALMARRGPALVLAAHGEEDDGGSLVHEAARLGLVTPVILLISSTSDNPGRLARDCGAMAYLQKPVIRSQLEMLVRLGLAENELRSTATLQEARLSTAQAFLKSMLNADEGVIFLLDDEAEVIDCSGPVESLLGREVGECAGRPYPSLFSDAVANLHEGAIAKARTTREAARLEEHRSGMVLETRVRPVLQGDTLSGFVVSLRDITTRRRGEVGLAESEKQYRSVFAGASDAIILADREHGTVMECNDAACRVLGYDSAEVRGMAVQDMVAHPEQIMAAMNQGGKRVSYDYLKRKNGSSLPVEMSMSYFTNAGRDVCILYAQDISRRRIVEEALREGARLYRAVVEDQTELICRYAPDGKLTFVNNAFERFVGQDEEDVLGSDFFASMGSMDRRILTEWLDHFDPSRPVLDREVLHIRPNGEERWISWTHRAVLNDRNSVVEIQAVGRDVTEHKAAENALARATQEKEQYRLNLEATFASIPDAILTVDSGLSVIATNNAAKSLFGFEEERSRGHRLEDVVRDENNPCVQVLRQVLRTDKPVHGYEIELKTASMGDRMVEINCSPLVDKDRRHAGAVLIVRDISHIADLEKQLQQRHGFRGIVGRSGPMQDIYQLLEQLSSLDSIVLILGESGTGKELAAEALLYGGVRAGKPLIKVNCSALSESLLESELFGHVRGAFTGAVRDKVGRIQAAQGGTLFLDEIGDISPMLQLKLLRFLESREYERVGESRTYTADVRIIAATNADLREAVRRGSFREDLYYRLNVMPVTLPPLRDRQADIPMLTDHFLSMFAENFGKHFDGVSEEVMDLLLTYSWPGNVRELKHALEHACILCQGKTVELRHIRKDLVDQIRNSAQEPASATAAEPGVPASFMPYRPGRDDILAVLRDCGGNKVQAARRLGIHRATLYRKLKAWGLDA
- a CDS encoding response regulator; translation: MAKILIAEDDRISQKLAAKIVEELGHTAFVSPHGKHAYETLMANNDIDLLLTDIMMPEMDGQQLIKTLRGDQQFNDLPIIIMSAVVGISDISNLLKLGATLFLAKPLERAELQGYIARCLGNGGKHLNN
- a CDS encoding peptidylprolyl isomerase; translation: MKILLQSLFACAVMVLLACPAAQAQDPENTLYLDLADGRVVIEMRPDLAPKHVARIKELARMKFYDGIVFHRVIDGFMAQTGDPTGTGRGGSGQNLPAEFSNAPFQRGTVGMARATDPDSADSQFFICFAPAPFLDGQYTVWGQVTSGMEFVDKIKKGTGQSGMVSNPDKIVRLRVAADVK